From one Bradyrhizobium sp. Ash2021 genomic stretch:
- a CDS encoding DUF2798 domain-containing protein, with protein sequence MALPPKLIGPVISMITGLITSTSMSFVGLAMNYGFQADFAVRWLRAAATSYVLVVPMLVIVIPRIQRFVMRQAGLQPRQG encoded by the coding sequence ATGGCCCTTCCGCCGAAACTGATCGGACCTGTTATCTCAATGATCACTGGCCTGATTACCTCGACCAGCATGTCGTTCGTTGGTCTCGCGATGAACTATGGCTTCCAGGCCGATTTCGCGGTGCGCTGGCTGAGGGCCGCGGCAACGAGCTACGTCCTGGTCGTGCCGATGTTGGTGATCGTCATCCCGCGGATCCAGCGCTTCGTCATGCGGCAGGCCGGGTTGCAGCCGCGCCAAGGTTAG
- a CDS encoding SDR family NAD(P)-dependent oxidoreductase, with protein sequence MKQKHDNPILVTGAAGAVGGIGRNLTEFLLARGHKVRALVRREDKRAEALRQLGADVVQGDLTDLASMHRAVEGCKRIYFGMSVSAAYLEATINTAAVARDHGVEAFVNMSQMTVSQMSISETTDSPQHKLHWLAEQALSWSGLPVVTMRPTVFLEGFFLTLAGGVRASDELALPMGDGKTSPISAVDVALAVAAILDDPAPHIGQIYDLTGPESADLDHYARAFSEALGRPIRYRDVPLAAWSEGLRRMRFPEHVVNHLSAMTELNRQGRYDRLTDTFYKLTGKAPTNMRDFVKLHAAEFEQRGTPE encoded by the coding sequence ATGAAACAAAAGCATGACAACCCCATTCTAGTGACCGGTGCAGCCGGCGCTGTGGGCGGCATCGGCCGCAACCTCACCGAATTCCTGCTCGCAAGGGGACACAAGGTGCGCGCCTTGGTTCGGCGTGAGGACAAGCGCGCCGAAGCCCTACGGCAGCTCGGCGCAGACGTCGTACAGGGCGATCTGACTGACCTCGCCTCGATGCACCGCGCCGTCGAAGGTTGCAAGCGCATCTATTTCGGAATGTCTGTGTCGGCGGCTTACCTGGAAGCCACGATCAACACCGCCGCGGTGGCGCGCGACCACGGCGTCGAGGCTTTCGTGAACATGTCGCAGATGACGGTCTCGCAGATGAGTATCAGCGAGACCACCGACAGTCCGCAGCACAAGCTGCACTGGCTGGCGGAGCAGGCTCTGTCCTGGTCGGGGCTGCCGGTCGTAACGATGCGGCCCACCGTCTTCCTCGAGGGCTTTTTTCTTACGCTCGCCGGCGGCGTGCGGGCTTCCGACGAGTTGGCGCTCCCGATGGGCGACGGCAAGACGTCGCCCATATCGGCAGTCGATGTGGCCCTTGCGGTTGCAGCAATCCTCGACGACCCGGCACCGCATATCGGACAAATCTACGATCTGACGGGACCCGAATCGGCCGATCTGGACCACTATGCGCGCGCTTTCTCAGAGGCGCTCGGCAGGCCCATCCGATATCGCGATGTCCCGCTCGCGGCGTGGAGCGAAGGCCTTCGGCGGATGCGGTTTCCCGAACACGTCGTCAACCATCTCTCGGCCATGACCGAGTTGAACAGGCAGGGGCGTTACGACCGCTTGACGGACACCTTCTACAAGCTCACCGGCAAAGCGCCGACGAACATGCGCGATTTCGTGAAGCTCCATGCCGCCGAGTTCGAGCAGCGGGGCACGCCTGAGTAA